The Sphingomonas sanxanigenens DSM 19645 = NX02 genome includes a region encoding these proteins:
- a CDS encoding DUF969 domain-containing protein produces the protein MLVLAGIGVIVAGFLLRFNPLLVVVTAALVTGLAAGIDPIVLTAAFGKAFNDSRYVTAIYIVLPVIGLLERHGLQERARTMIARLRGATVGRLLIAYLLFRQITAALGLHSIAGPAQTVRPLVAPMAEAAADAQAPDRDRADERVPAMAAATDNIGLFFGEDIFIAIGSILLMKGVLEGYGIIIEPLHLSMWAIPTAIAAFLIHGTRLWLMDRRIGRHR, from the coding sequence ATGCTCGTGCTGGCCGGTATCGGCGTGATCGTCGCCGGCTTCCTGCTGCGCTTCAATCCGCTGCTCGTTGTCGTCACCGCCGCACTCGTGACCGGACTGGCGGCCGGCATCGACCCGATCGTGCTGACCGCGGCGTTCGGCAAGGCGTTCAACGATAGCCGCTATGTCACCGCGATCTATATCGTGCTGCCCGTGATCGGGCTGCTGGAACGCCATGGCCTGCAGGAACGCGCGCGCACGATGATCGCGCGGCTGCGCGGGGCCACTGTAGGCCGGCTGTTGATCGCCTATCTGCTGTTCCGCCAGATCACCGCGGCGCTTGGCCTGCACTCGATCGCCGGGCCCGCGCAGACGGTGCGGCCGCTGGTCGCCCCCATGGCGGAGGCTGCTGCCGACGCGCAGGCACCAGACCGCGACCGCGCGGATGAGCGCGTGCCGGCTATGGCGGCGGCCACCGACAATATCGGCCTGTTCTTCGGCGAGGACATCTTCATCGCGATCGGTTCGATCCTGCTGATGAAGGGCGTACTCGAAGGCTATGGGATCATCATCGAGCCGCTCCACCTGTCGATGTGGGCGATCCCGACGGCCATCGCCGCCTTCCTCATCCATGGCACGCGGCTGTGGCTGATGGACCGCCGGATCGGCCGCCACCGATGA
- a CDS encoding hybrid sensor histidine kinase/response regulator → MADGAQPQTDLAEQRFGLLVNAITDYAIYMLDPAGIIASWNPGAQRFKGYEAGEVVGRHFEMFFTEEDRAAAAPARALATAAAEGRFEVEGWRMRKDGTRFWANAVLDAIRADDGALLGFAKVTRDITDRRAAGRALYQSEQRFRLLVQGVRDYAIYMLDAEGRITNWNAGAEAIKGYRAEEVVGSLFSRFYTEEDRAAGEPARALATALSEGKYETEAWRVRKDGTRFFAHVIIDPILDDEGRFAGFAKITRDITERREAQEALEQARISLFQAQKLQALGELTGGIAHDFNNLMTVIRGSAELLSTVDLPATKRQRYLDAIMETVDRASDLTGHLLAFGRRQSLNPRRIDLNLRLDALGEVLSRTLDPRIAVRLDLADGLWAIDVDDAQLETALLNAAFNARDAMPEGGVLTLATANRPGDDGIGDNVSLSISDTGSGMSPDVLARAFEPFFTTKAIGKGTGLGLSQIHGFAAQSGGRAEIDSQAGIGTTVRLILPRSTGRTSEIATSGDERQLLPAGRHILIVEDNDQVRDFAADLLEHMGFRTTRASNGEDGWEQMQSTRPDLLFSDIVMPGLGGIALARMARHHWPNLPILLATGYSAEIAGGNADGFDILAKPYSRETLSRALAGVLTP, encoded by the coding sequence ATGGCGGACGGCGCGCAACCGCAGACGGACCTTGCGGAGCAGCGATTCGGGCTGCTCGTCAACGCGATCACCGATTATGCGATCTACATGCTCGATCCGGCCGGCATCATCGCCAGTTGGAACCCCGGTGCGCAGCGCTTCAAGGGCTATGAGGCAGGCGAGGTCGTCGGCCGCCATTTCGAGATGTTCTTCACCGAAGAGGATCGCGCGGCGGCGGCCCCAGCCCGCGCGCTGGCGACCGCTGCCGCCGAAGGACGGTTCGAGGTCGAGGGGTGGCGAATGCGCAAGGATGGCACGCGCTTCTGGGCCAATGCCGTTCTCGACGCGATCCGCGCCGATGATGGCGCGTTGCTCGGCTTCGCCAAGGTCACCCGCGACATCACCGATCGCCGCGCCGCCGGGCGCGCGCTGTATCAGAGCGAGCAGCGCTTCCGCCTGCTCGTTCAGGGCGTGCGTGACTATGCGATCTACATGCTCGACGCCGAGGGCCGCATCACCAACTGGAATGCGGGTGCCGAAGCGATCAAGGGCTATCGCGCCGAGGAAGTCGTCGGCAGCCTTTTCTCACGCTTCTATACCGAAGAGGATCGCGCCGCGGGCGAGCCCGCCCGCGCGCTCGCCACGGCGCTGTCGGAAGGAAAATATGAAACCGAGGCGTGGCGCGTCCGCAAGGATGGCACTCGCTTCTTCGCGCATGTCATCATCGATCCGATCCTCGACGATGAGGGTCGTTTCGCCGGTTTCGCAAAGATCACGCGCGACATCACCGAACGTCGAGAGGCCCAGGAAGCATTGGAGCAGGCGCGCATCAGCCTGTTTCAGGCGCAAAAGCTGCAGGCACTGGGCGAGTTGACCGGTGGCATCGCACATGACTTCAACAATCTGATGACGGTGATCCGTGGGTCCGCCGAATTGCTGTCGACAGTCGACCTGCCAGCAACGAAGCGTCAGCGCTATCTCGATGCCATCATGGAAACGGTCGATCGCGCGTCCGACCTGACCGGGCATCTGCTCGCCTTCGGCCGGCGGCAATCGCTCAATCCGCGCCGCATCGATCTCAACCTCCGGCTCGACGCGCTAGGCGAGGTGCTGTCACGGACGCTCGACCCGCGGATCGCCGTCCGCCTGGATCTCGCCGATGGTCTCTGGGCGATCGACGTCGACGACGCGCAACTCGAAACCGCGTTGCTCAACGCGGCATTCAACGCGCGTGATGCCATGCCCGAGGGGGGCGTATTGACGCTTGCCACCGCCAACCGCCCCGGCGATGACGGTATCGGCGACAACGTCAGCCTGTCGATCAGCGATACCGGATCCGGCATGTCGCCGGACGTGCTCGCACGCGCGTTCGAACCCTTCTTCACCACCAAGGCGATTGGCAAGGGCACCGGGCTGGGCCTGTCGCAAATTCACGGCTTTGCCGCCCAGTCCGGCGGACGCGCGGAGATCGATTCGCAGGCGGGCATCGGCACCACAGTACGCCTTATCCTGCCGCGCTCGACCGGCCGGACCAGCGAGATCGCAACGTCTGGCGACGAACGCCAACTGCTGCCCGCCGGGCGACATATCCTCATCGTCGAAGACAATGACCAGGTGCGCGATTTCGCTGCCGACCTGCTCGAACATATGGGTTTTCGCACCACGCGTGCGTCGAACGGCGAAGATGGCTGGGAACAGATGCAAAGCACCCGCCCCGACCTCCTGTTCTCCGATATCGTCATGCCCGGGCTCGGCGGCATCGCACTTGCGCGAATGGCGCGGCATCATTGGCCGAACCTGCCGATCCTGCTTGCGACGGGCTATAGCGCAGAGATCGCCGGCGGCAATGCGGACGGCTTCGACATCCTCGCCAAGCCCTATAGCCGGGAAACATTGTCGCGCGCGCTGGCCGGCGTGCTGACCCCATGA
- a CDS encoding VOC family protein, producing MTQAVQVIGIYVHDQDEALQFYVNGLGFGVHTDARNGDYRWLTVQHPDQPGFQLGLFRPQPPTVDEVTAKTLLEAVAKGSMPPLVLVVDDCQAAYHAMQARGVEFTQIPIARYGSVDASFRDPSGNGWKLVQAR from the coding sequence ATGACGCAGGCTGTTCAAGTCATCGGCATCTACGTCCACGATCAGGACGAAGCACTGCAATTCTACGTCAACGGTCTGGGGTTCGGCGTCCATACCGACGCGCGCAACGGCGACTATCGCTGGCTGACCGTGCAGCATCCCGATCAGCCGGGCTTTCAACTGGGCCTGTTCCGACCCCAGCCGCCGACAGTTGACGAGGTTACGGCGAAGACGCTGCTCGAAGCTGTCGCCAAGGGTTCGATGCCGCCGCTCGTGCTTGTCGTGGATGATTGCCAGGCGGCGTATCACGCGATGCAAGCACGCGGCGTGGAATTCACCCAGATACCGATCGCGCGCTACGGCTCGGTCGATGCGAGCTTCCGCGATCCCTCCGGCAATGGCTGGAAGCTGGTTCAGGCCCGCTGA
- a CDS encoding helix-turn-helix transcriptional regulator, with the protein MSIASKTAMGAADRDLKRLRRLLRAKDRMDAAPHEEWPVSRLAQVSGTSPAYFARSFRDAFGIPPHRYLLTRRVERAAALLRDTDLPIIDIAFQTGWNSLGTFGRTFRDVTGESPGELRQRTQATPAELDRVPHCFIRAAQRPDLRMAVSEKRRRKNGDTSGPTETEVP; encoded by the coding sequence ATGAGCATCGCCAGCAAGACAGCCATGGGCGCGGCAGATCGGGACCTGAAGCGGCTCCGCCGCCTCCTGCGCGCCAAGGATCGGATGGACGCCGCGCCGCATGAGGAATGGCCGGTATCGCGGCTGGCACAGGTCAGCGGCACGTCCCCGGCCTATTTCGCCCGCTCGTTTCGAGACGCGTTCGGCATCCCGCCTCATCGCTATCTGCTCACTCGCCGCGTCGAACGCGCCGCCGCGCTGTTGCGCGACACGGATCTGCCCATAATCGACATCGCATTTCAGACGGGCTGGAACAGTCTGGGTACGTTCGGACGGACCTTTCGGGACGTGACCGGCGAAAGCCCCGGAGAGCTGCGGCAGAGAACGCAGGCCACGCCGGCCGAACTGGATCGCGTACCGCATTGCTTCATCCGCGCGGCGCAGCGTCCCGACCTCAGAATGGCAGTTTCGGAGAAGCGGCGCCGAAAGAATGGCGATACCAGCGGACCAACCGAAACGGAGGTTCCATGA
- the trxA gene encoding thioredoxin TrxA, translating to MATKAISDTSFDSDVLSSDKPVLVDFWAEWCGPCKMIGPALEEISEELGEQVTIAKLNIDDNPDAPAKYGVRGIPTMILFKNGEPAATKVGAAPKSVLKGWLQGEL from the coding sequence ATGGCGACCAAGGCGATCAGCGATACCTCGTTCGACAGCGACGTCCTGTCTTCGGACAAGCCGGTGCTCGTCGATTTCTGGGCGGAGTGGTGCGGCCCATGTAAGATGATCGGGCCTGCGCTCGAGGAGATTTCGGAAGAATTGGGCGAACAGGTGACCATCGCCAAACTCAACATCGACGACAATCCCGATGCCCCGGCCAAATATGGCGTACGCGGCATCCCGACGATGATCCTGTTCAAGAATGGCGAACCGGCAGCGACCAAGGTCGGTGCGGCGCCGAAGAGCGTCCTCAAGGGTTGGCTGCAGGGCGAGCTCTGA
- a CDS encoding DUF2891 domain-containing protein — protein sequence MTHLTQHIAAGFAEVTLSHLGRQWPYKLDQVLTGPADVAAPIDLHPIFHGSFDWHSCVHGWWQVMRLARLFPDAPYAAQARARADAMLVPEKVAGERAYLDRPMTGGFERPYGWAWLLALHDELARHDEQRWAEALAPLARAFADRLADYLPRLTYPIRVGTHANSAFSLFHARRWALTRDTALTGLIDRTAIGWFADDRACQAWEPCGDEFLSPALTEALLMSTILHKADFRAWFDAFLPEAASGQPETLFVPAHVSDRTDGKIAHLDGLNFARAWCWRGIAAALGADHGVTAIAEEAAVRHITASLPHVADDYMGSHWLCSFALLALEA from the coding sequence ATGACCCATCTTACGCAACATATCGCCGCCGGTTTTGCCGAGGTGACGTTGAGCCACCTCGGCCGGCAATGGCCGTACAAGCTCGATCAGGTGCTGACCGGCCCCGCCGATGTCGCCGCACCGATCGACCTTCACCCGATCTTCCACGGCAGCTTCGACTGGCACAGCTGCGTCCATGGCTGGTGGCAAGTGATGCGCCTCGCCCGCCTCTTCCCCGACGCGCCTTATGCCGCGCAGGCCCGGGCACGTGCAGACGCCATGCTGGTGCCCGAGAAGGTGGCCGGCGAACGCGCCTATCTCGATCGGCCGATGACCGGCGGGTTCGAGCGCCCTTATGGCTGGGCGTGGCTGCTGGCGCTGCACGACGAACTCGCCCGCCACGACGAGCAGCGCTGGGCCGAGGCGCTGGCACCGCTCGCGCGCGCCTTTGCTGACCGGCTCGCCGACTATCTCCCCCGCCTCACCTATCCGATCCGCGTCGGCACCCATGCCAACAGCGCCTTTTCGCTGTTCCACGCGCGCCGCTGGGCGCTCACGCGCGACACGGCGCTGACCGGCCTCATCGATCGCACCGCGATCGGCTGGTTCGCCGATGACCGCGCCTGCCAGGCCTGGGAGCCCTGCGGCGACGAGTTTCTGTCACCGGCACTGACCGAGGCGCTGCTGATGAGCACTATATTGCACAAGGCCGATTTTCGCGCCTGGTTCGATGCGTTCCTGCCCGAAGCCGCATCGGGACAGCCCGAAACCCTGTTCGTCCCCGCGCACGTTTCCGACCGCACCGACGGCAAGATCGCCCATCTCGACGGTCTCAATTTCGCGCGTGCATGGTGCTGGCGCGGCATCGCCGCCGCGCTGGGCGCGGACCATGGCGTGACCGCGATCGCCGAAGAGGCCGCCGTGCGCCATATCACCGCGAGCCTGCCGCACGTCGCGGATGATTATATGGGCAGCCACTGGCTGTGCAGTTTCGCACTGCTCGCGCTTGAGGCGTAG
- a CDS encoding MucR family transcriptional regulator, whose product MSDTSTLTQLTADIAAAFVSNNRVAVGEIGGLIGSVHDALSKLGGESAPAEPEYVPAVTARKSLADPTRIISMIDGKPYSSLKRHLSSHGLTPEQYRQRYALPPTYPMVAPAYSELRKTLAKKLGLGRKPKAVEAAPAEVTAPAPAAKRTRKPRAVAAEAAATPAIEAPVAPKSTRKPRAKKAD is encoded by the coding sequence GTGTCCGACACCTCGACCCTGACCCAACTCACAGCCGACATCGCGGCGGCATTCGTTTCAAACAACCGGGTTGCGGTGGGCGAGATCGGCGGCCTCATCGGCTCGGTGCACGATGCGCTTTCGAAGCTCGGCGGCGAGTCCGCGCCGGCGGAACCGGAATATGTTCCGGCCGTCACCGCCCGCAAGTCGCTCGCTGATCCCACCCGGATCATCAGCATGATCGACGGCAAGCCCTATAGTTCGCTCAAGCGCCATCTGAGCAGCCACGGTCTGACGCCGGAACAGTATCGTCAGCGCTATGCTCTGCCGCCGACCTATCCGATGGTTGCGCCGGCCTATTCGGAACTGCGCAAGACTCTGGCCAAGAAGCTCGGCCTCGGCCGCAAGCCGAAGGCGGTGGAAGCGGCCCCGGCCGAGGTGACGGCGCCTGCGCCGGCTGCCAAGCGCACGCGCAAGCCGCGCGCGGTTGCGGCCGAAGCCGCTGCCACGCCCGCGATCGAGGCGCCTGTGGCGCCGAAGAGCACCCGCAAGCCGCGCGCGAAGAAGGCCGACTAA
- a CDS encoding DUF979 domain-containing protein — protein MIGLNFVYAIAGLTFLAYALLGLRDRSNPKRFGNAAFHGLIALSFLAGDRLGNLGNGMLVLALVAIAGTGLMGRGAAATTTGDERRIEAERRGNRLFLPALIIPATALAGALIFREIPAIVDPKQATLVALTLGVLLALGVLFTWLRPSLARPHDEGRRLIDGVGWALLLPQMLAALGAVFALAGVGEAVGIIAGHAIPEGSLVGAVLVYGLGMALFTIVMGNAFAAFPVMASAIGVPLLIRHYGGDPAVIAAIGMLAGFCGTLMTPMAANFNLVPAALLELRDRNAVIRQQVGTALPLLAFNILMIYVLGFRS, from the coding sequence ATGATCGGGTTGAATTTCGTCTACGCCATCGCCGGGCTGACGTTCCTTGCCTATGCGTTGCTCGGCCTGCGCGATCGCAGCAACCCGAAGCGCTTCGGCAACGCCGCCTTCCACGGGTTGATCGCGCTGAGCTTCCTCGCCGGCGATCGTCTCGGCAATCTCGGCAATGGCATGCTGGTCCTGGCGCTGGTCGCCATCGCCGGCACCGGCCTGATGGGACGTGGTGCCGCGGCCACGACCACCGGTGACGAACGCCGGATCGAGGCGGAGCGGCGCGGCAACCGGCTGTTCCTGCCCGCGCTGATCATTCCGGCAACGGCGCTCGCCGGCGCGCTGATCTTCCGCGAAATCCCGGCGATCGTCGATCCGAAGCAGGCGACGTTGGTTGCGCTGACATTGGGCGTATTGCTTGCGCTTGGGGTGCTGTTCACCTGGCTGCGCCCGTCCCTCGCCCGTCCCCACGACGAGGGGCGGAGGCTGATCGACGGGGTCGGCTGGGCGCTGCTGCTGCCACAGATGCTCGCGGCGCTGGGCGCGGTCTTCGCACTTGCCGGCGTCGGCGAGGCGGTCGGGATCATCGCGGGCCACGCGATCCCCGAGGGCAGCCTGGTCGGGGCGGTGCTGGTCTATGGCCTCGGCATGGCGCTGTTCACGATCGTGATGGGCAATGCCTTCGCCGCCTTCCCGGTGATGGCTTCGGCGATCGGCGTGCCGCTGCTGATCCGCCATTATGGCGGCGATCCGGCGGTGATCGCCGCGATCGGCATGCTTGCCGGCTTCTGCGGCACGCTGATGACGCCGATGGCGGCGAACTTCAACCTCGTGCCGGCGGCGCTGCTCGAACTGCGCGATCGCAACGCCGTGATCCGCCAGCAGGTGGGCACCGCGCTGCCGCTGCTCGCTTTCAACATCCTGATGATCTACGTGCTGGGCTTTCGTTCATGA
- a CDS encoding 2'-5' RNA ligase family protein codes for MPSSDPLIVTALFGDRDFAWLDGLRRQHFPPERNQVPAHLTLFHQLPPMLAEEVAAVLKTMVRTHPRPPAQVSAVMHLGGGVAFRVESDALAAIREDIAERFHGLLTTQDQQGWRAHVTIQNKVTAAEAKRLQATLAADFAPRPLVIAGLAAWWYRGGPWEKLSEARFR; via the coding sequence ATGCCCTCGTCCGATCCCCTTATCGTCACCGCGCTGTTCGGCGATCGCGATTTCGCGTGGCTGGATGGTCTGCGCCGGCAACATTTCCCGCCCGAGCGCAACCAGGTGCCCGCGCATCTCACGCTGTTCCATCAGTTGCCACCGATGCTGGCCGAGGAGGTGGCGGCCGTGTTGAAGACGATGGTGCGCACGCACCCGCGTCCGCCCGCGCAGGTCTCGGCGGTGATGCATCTCGGCGGCGGCGTCGCCTTCCGTGTCGAGAGCGATGCGCTGGCCGCGATCCGGGAGGATATCGCCGAGCGCTTCCACGGCCTGCTCACCACGCAGGACCAGCAGGGCTGGCGCGCGCACGTCACCATCCAGAACAAGGTGACCGCAGCCGAGGCGAAACGACTTCAAGCGACGCTGGCGGCGGACTTCGCGCCGCGCCCGCTGGTGATCGCCGGGCTTGCCGCCTGGTGGTATCGCGGCGGACCGTGGGAGAAGCTCAGCGAGGCGCGGTTTCGCTAG
- a CDS encoding YnfA family protein: protein MPYLIYFAAALAEIGGCFAFWAWLRLGRSILWILPGMVCLTLFAWLLTLVDTPAAGRAYAAYGGIYVCTALLWMWSVERILPDRWDLAGGLLCLAGMSLILLAPRSAGA, encoded by the coding sequence ATGCCGTATCTGATCTACTTTGCTGCAGCCTTGGCCGAAATCGGCGGTTGCTTCGCTTTCTGGGCGTGGTTGCGCCTCGGCCGGTCGATCCTGTGGATCCTGCCCGGCATGGTCTGCCTGACGCTGTTCGCGTGGCTGCTGACATTGGTGGACACGCCGGCGGCGGGACGCGCTTATGCAGCCTATGGCGGGATTTATGTGTGTACCGCGCTGCTCTGGATGTGGAGTGTCGAACGGATCCTGCCCGATCGCTGGGATCTAGCCGGCGGTCTTCTGTGCCTTGCGGGCATGTCGCTGATCCTCTTGGCCCCGCGTTCGGCCGGCGCCTGA
- the addA gene encoding double-strand break repair helicase AddA — translation MARSITPLSELKDAQKLASDPREHIWLSASAGTGKTHVLSARVLRLLLGGARPESILCLTFTKAGAAEMAERIHARLAYWVRLSEKELRKELFALGENPRDDVLVAHARTLFASVIDAQGGGLRIQTIHAFAQALLAGFPLEAGLIPGFRPMEGREEAVLQRRVLAELLVEAEAGVLPGFVAAIQALSLRLGEGGAEGFLQQCARAPDALEQLPTGISPFVRRAFEVPEGDIEAALAEACSDTMFDLVGLRRISAANAAWGTKTALAHTDIIAAWLGAAPPGRVAMLPDLMSVPFTAKGEPRKYSDKLIAAEPDYSGLAQRLGEACRDLIDLRTRAAFVALLGPALEAGRSYARAYAEAKRRSGLLDFDDLIRRTVALLQTEGMGEWIRYKLDLSTDHVLVDEAQDTNAQQWAIVRALADEFFAGEGTRDGRIRTLFAVGDFKQAIYGFQGTNPLMFEAAAQHFARQAADPAHVARLEAEGYRPRPLHRLSLNQSFRSTAPVLELVDMLIDQLGHDQLGLLDPAEPHKSAVTGPGIVTLWQPIAPAIDSGEEGEDAEGEEEWLADSTRAFATRLARQIREWLAEPLWLESKGRPLRPEDIMILVRKRGDLASLIVARLYAENVPVAGVDRLRLDAPLGVQDLLAAVRFALQPGDDLNLAALLVSPLIGWTQDQLYDHGRRQAGTTLFERLRQQQAMIGDTLAALSAILNAADFSTPYRFLEDMLSGPLDGRRKLLGRLGEEARDPIEELLSTALAFEADAVPSLQTFIDWFDRGEVEIKRDPAQPQAAVRVMTAHGAKGLQAPLVILADAATDPDAAPARALAWNAVEGGDPVPVFRARKDEMWGGLKADAEELAKRDREEHWRLLYVALTRAEERLVIGGALGRRAKNGPPERSWHAAVAAAMDGLGIEPVEDVLWGGAQHFRGTKPVDAARRAPDVSEDSRAAEGLLPDWLLRPAPEEARPPRPLAPSSIGEDRDADPPPGPAMRAAAERGRLLHALFERLPALPQARREAAGLDWLEGAAGVADADDRRKLVGDVLAVIGDPRFAPLFVPEALAEAPVAAVVDGEVIAGTVDRLLVTDADVLIVDFKTGRRAPATVDSAPVHHLRQISAYAAALKVIFPDRQIRAGLLYTAAPVLLELTPALIAAHKPRFAGTEQSLIEPR, via the coding sequence ATGGCTAGATCGATCACCCCGCTCAGCGAACTCAAGGATGCGCAGAAGCTCGCCTCCGATCCACGCGAGCATATCTGGCTCTCCGCCTCGGCGGGCACGGGCAAGACGCACGTGCTTTCCGCGCGCGTGCTGCGGCTGCTGCTGGGCGGCGCGCGGCCCGAATCGATCCTGTGCCTCACCTTCACCAAGGCGGGCGCCGCCGAAATGGCGGAGCGCATCCACGCCCGGCTCGCCTATTGGGTGCGGCTGAGCGAGAAGGAGCTGCGCAAGGAATTGTTCGCGCTGGGCGAGAATCCGCGCGACGACGTGCTCGTCGCCCATGCCCGCACCCTGTTCGCCAGCGTGATCGATGCGCAGGGCGGCGGCCTGCGCATCCAGACGATCCACGCCTTTGCGCAGGCGCTGCTTGCCGGCTTCCCGTTGGAAGCCGGGCTGATCCCCGGCTTCCGGCCGATGGAGGGGCGTGAGGAAGCGGTTCTCCAGCGCCGCGTGCTCGCCGAACTGCTCGTCGAGGCGGAGGCGGGCGTGCTCCCCGGCTTCGTCGCCGCGATCCAGGCGCTGAGCCTGCGGCTGGGCGAGGGCGGGGCGGAGGGTTTCCTCCAGCAATGCGCGCGCGCCCCAGATGCGCTCGAACAACTGCCCACCGGAATCTCCCCCTTCGTCCGACGCGCATTCGAGGTACCGGAAGGCGATATCGAGGCGGCGCTGGCCGAGGCGTGCAGCGACACCATGTTCGACCTTGTCGGATTGCGCCGAATCTCCGCCGCCAATGCGGCCTGGGGCACCAAGACCGCGCTTGCCCATACGGATATCATCGCGGCATGGCTGGGCGCCGCTCCGCCCGGACGCGTCGCCATGCTGCCCGATCTGATGTCGGTGCCCTTCACCGCGAAGGGCGAGCCCCGCAAATATAGCGACAAGCTCATTGCCGCCGAGCCCGACTATTCGGGGCTGGCGCAGCGGCTGGGCGAAGCGTGCCGCGACCTGATCGACCTCAGGACGCGCGCCGCCTTCGTCGCGCTGCTCGGCCCCGCGCTGGAGGCTGGACGCAGCTATGCGCGCGCCTATGCCGAGGCGAAGCGGCGCAGCGGGCTGCTCGATTTCGACGATCTGATCCGTCGCACCGTCGCCCTGCTCCAGACCGAGGGCATGGGGGAATGGATCCGCTACAAGCTCGATCTTTCGACAGACCATGTGCTGGTCGACGAGGCGCAGGATACCAATGCGCAGCAATGGGCGATCGTCCGCGCGCTCGCCGACGAGTTCTTCGCCGGCGAGGGCACGCGCGACGGGCGCATCCGGACGTTGTTCGCGGTGGGCGACTTCAAGCAGGCGATCTACGGTTTCCAGGGCACCAATCCGCTGATGTTCGAGGCGGCGGCGCAGCATTTCGCCCGGCAGGCGGCGGATCCCGCGCATGTCGCGCGGCTGGAGGCGGAGGGCTATCGCCCGCGCCCGCTGCATCGCCTGTCGCTCAACCAGTCCTTCCGTTCGACCGCGCCGGTGCTCGAACTGGTCGACATGCTGATCGACCAGCTCGGCCATGATCAACTCGGCCTGCTCGATCCCGCCGAACCGCACAAGTCTGCCGTTACGGGACCGGGCATCGTCACGCTCTGGCAGCCGATCGCGCCGGCGATCGACAGTGGCGAGGAAGGGGAGGACGCCGAGGGCGAGGAGGAATGGCTGGCGGACAGCACCCGTGCCTTCGCCACGCGCCTCGCCCGCCAGATCCGCGAATGGCTGGCCGAGCCGCTCTGGCTGGAAAGCAAGGGCCGGCCGCTTCGCCCCGAGGACATCATGATCCTCGTGCGCAAGCGCGGTGACCTCGCCTCGCTGATCGTCGCGCGGCTCTATGCGGAGAATGTGCCCGTCGCCGGCGTCGACCGGCTGCGGCTCGATGCGCCGCTTGGTGTCCAGGATCTGCTCGCCGCCGTCCGCTTCGCGCTCCAGCCCGGCGACGATCTCAACCTCGCAGCCTTGCTGGTCTCGCCCCTGATCGGATGGACGCAGGACCAACTCTACGATCATGGCCGTCGCCAGGCGGGCACGACCTTGTTCGAGCGCCTGCGTCAGCAGCAGGCGATGATCGGCGATACGCTCGCGGCGTTATCCGCGATCCTCAACGCCGCCGACTTTTCGACGCCCTATCGCTTTCTCGAGGATATGCTGTCGGGGCCGCTCGATGGGCGCCGCAAGCTGCTCGGGCGGCTGGGCGAGGAGGCGCGCGATCCGATCGAGGAATTGCTCAGCACCGCGCTGGCGTTCGAGGCGGATGCGGTGCCCTCGCTGCAGACCTTCATCGACTGGTTCGATCGCGGCGAGGTGGAGATCAAGCGCGATCCGGCGCAACCGCAGGCTGCGGTGCGGGTGATGACCGCGCATGGCGCCAAGGGCCTGCAGGCGCCGCTGGTCATCCTGGCGGATGCCGCCACCGATCCCGACGCCGCGCCCGCGCGCGCGCTGGCATGGAATGCGGTGGAGGGCGGCGATCCCGTGCCGGTATTCCGCGCGCGCAAGGACGAGATGTGGGGTGGGCTCAAGGCCGATGCCGAGGAACTCGCGAAGCGCGATCGCGAGGAGCATTGGCGGCTGCTCTATGTGGCGCTGACCCGCGCCGAGGAGCGACTGGTGATCGGCGGTGCGCTCGGCCGGCGGGCGAAGAACGGGCCGCCCGAACGGAGCTGGCACGCCGCGGTCGCCGCGGCCATGGATGGGCTCGGCATCGAGCCGGTCGAAGACGTGCTCTGGGGCGGTGCCCAGCATTTCCGAGGCACGAAGCCGGTCGACGCTGCGCGTCGCGCGCCGGACGTGTCCGAGGATTCCAGGGCCGCCGAGGGTCTGCTGCCAGACTGGCTGCTGCGCCCCGCGCCGGAGGAAGCGCGCCCGCCGCGGCCGCTCGCGCCCTCGTCGATCGGCGAGGATCGCGATGCCGATCCGCCGCCCGGCCCGGCGATGCGCGCCGCTGCCGAGCGCGGTCGCCTGCTTCATGCACTGTTCGAGCGGCTGCCAGCGCTGCCGCAGGCGCGGCGAGAGGCGGCGGGGCTCGACTGGCTCGAGGGGGCCGCAGGCGTCGCCGATGCGGACGACCGCAGGAAGCTGGTCGGCGATGTGCTCGCGGTGATCGGCGATCCGCGCTTCGCCCCGCTGTTCGTGCCGGAGGCACTGGCCGAAGCGCCGGTGGCGGCGGTGGTGGATGGCGAGGTGATCGCCGGCACCGTCGACCGGCTGCTGGTCACCGACGCCGATGTGCTGATCGTCGATTTCAAGACCGGTCGGCGCGCGCCCGCGACGGTCGACTCTGCGCCGGTGCATCATCTGCGCCAGATTTCAGCCTATGCCGCGGCGTTGAAAGTGATCTTTCCCGATCGCCAGATCCGCGCCGGCCTGCTCTACACGGCAGCACCCGTGCTGCTGGAACTTACCCCAGCGCTCATTGCGGCGCACAAGCCGCGCTTCGCAGGCACGGAGCAAAGCTTGATCGAGCCCCGTTGA